A stretch of Myxococcus virescens DNA encodes these proteins:
- a CDS encoding J domain-containing protein, with protein MARQKAQAELLHDMEEALRRSKSQPLEPWLADEPPLSTPPTRTQDRVPVQDEQWHTEAISLGTASDTESELPLLEVEPEPELWAVAEPLPAPATRPAAGEPPVLTPVAEDDADILLEATPDEEDDASWATQPSSPSPRPAAPKTGDEDLWRIVAFDKDEGADTLTASFEAALLQVDTHLESLVRSDVNQANVDFDEPPVEAIVEATIEPVAPDSSGAFPGDNSWPTGQTDWDEPSGDLDDWDFDEDDLAADPSNPDEAAKLRRQRLLRRAMENMGVLGGRPPSAPGATPSPTSEPAAAPAPAASEPPRPDEARLAQQLEQRFADVQAKRDHFYVLGVSQDASRDQVKSAFLNLAKIFHPDRLPPSLPHMAPKITAVFEAIREAYEVLYDDTRRKTYQQNLQAQQTLPKAPASAPTAPVLRPQGRADSNADDLYKMGEVFFRKRDFTTASDHYDRAHALEPKPLYLAARAWAIYMDPARKADMAKAKQMMVDAVRADPNCDRAHYQLGVIARVEGDMDRAERCFREAVRANPKHLEANQELRLIDMRKKNPPKKGGFFR; from the coding sequence GTGGCGCGGCAGAAGGCCCAGGCCGAGCTCCTCCACGACATGGAGGAGGCCCTCCGCCGCTCGAAGTCCCAGCCGCTCGAGCCATGGCTCGCGGACGAGCCGCCCCTGTCGACACCGCCCACGCGGACGCAGGACCGCGTCCCCGTCCAGGACGAGCAGTGGCACACCGAGGCCATCTCCCTCGGCACTGCGTCCGACACCGAGTCGGAACTCCCGCTGCTGGAAGTCGAACCCGAGCCCGAGCTTTGGGCCGTCGCCGAGCCACTGCCCGCGCCAGCGACCCGTCCCGCCGCGGGCGAACCTCCGGTCCTCACGCCTGTCGCCGAAGACGACGCGGACATCCTGCTGGAGGCGACCCCCGACGAGGAGGACGATGCCAGCTGGGCCACCCAGCCGTCCTCGCCATCGCCGCGCCCGGCCGCACCCAAGACAGGGGACGAGGACCTCTGGCGCATCGTCGCCTTCGACAAGGACGAGGGCGCAGACACCCTGACGGCGTCGTTCGAGGCCGCGCTCCTCCAGGTCGATACGCACCTGGAGTCGCTCGTCCGCTCGGATGTCAATCAGGCGAACGTCGATTTCGACGAGCCTCCTGTCGAGGCCATTGTCGAGGCGACCATCGAACCGGTAGCACCCGATTCATCGGGGGCCTTCCCCGGTGACAACTCATGGCCAACTGGCCAGACTGACTGGGACGAGCCGTCCGGAGACCTGGACGACTGGGACTTTGACGAGGACGACTTGGCGGCAGATCCCTCCAACCCCGACGAGGCAGCAAAGCTCCGGCGGCAGCGTCTCCTGCGCCGCGCCATGGAGAACATGGGGGTCCTCGGTGGGCGCCCGCCCTCCGCACCGGGCGCCACGCCCTCGCCCACGAGCGAACCCGCCGCCGCCCCGGCCCCCGCGGCCTCCGAGCCACCCAGGCCCGACGAGGCCCGCCTGGCCCAGCAGCTCGAGCAGCGCTTCGCGGACGTCCAGGCCAAGCGAGACCACTTCTACGTGCTCGGCGTTTCGCAGGACGCCTCGCGCGACCAGGTGAAGAGCGCCTTCCTCAACCTGGCCAAGATCTTCCATCCGGACCGCCTGCCGCCGTCGCTGCCCCACATGGCGCCGAAGATCACCGCCGTGTTCGAAGCCATCCGAGAGGCCTACGAGGTCCTCTACGACGACACCCGGCGCAAGACGTACCAGCAGAACCTCCAGGCCCAGCAGACCCTGCCCAAGGCGCCCGCGTCCGCGCCGACCGCTCCGGTGCTCCGCCCGCAGGGCCGCGCCGACAGCAACGCTGACGACCTCTACAAGATGGGCGAGGTCTTCTTCCGCAAGCGCGACTTCACCACGGCCTCCGACCACTACGACCGCGCCCACGCGCTGGAGCCCAAGCCCCTGTATCTGGCTGCTCGGGCCTGGGCCATCTACATGGACCCGGCGCGCAAGGCGGACATGGCCAAGGCCAAGCAGATGATGGTGGACGCGGTGCGCGCCGACCCGAATTGTGATCGGGCGCACTACCAGCTCGGCGTCATCGCCCGGGTCGAAGGCGACATGGACCGCGCGGAGCGTTGCTTCCGCGAGGCCGTGCGCGCCAACCCCAAGCACCTGGAGGCGAACCAGGAGCTGCGGCTCATCGACATGCGCAAGAAGAACCCTCCGAAGAAGGGAGGCTTCTTCCGCTGA